The Solanum pennellii chromosome 11, SPENNV200 genome contains a region encoding:
- the LOC107004811 gene encoding neutral/alkaline invertase 3, chloroplastic-like — MATSEAFLQVIGGSLPSLFGSDDSFRKLGSSHTSRSFIRIRKKRGSMCVNFLNCSNISYRAIRVDCFQSTRQSVHGDIGHSNLRSVNCKCQQADSASSFASEKGNGSWTIDNDQSFDTVHGNTPSVMQFETVRELKVGEENFQSNGSLPPNGLVEDTLNRIAGNSIEDEAWELLRESMVYYCGSPVGTIAAKDPTSSTADVLNYDQVFIRDFIPSGIAFLLKGEYEIVRNFILHTLQLQSWEKTMDCHSPGQGLMPASFKVRTVPLDGDDSATEEVLDPDFGEAAIGRVAPVDSGLWWIILLRAYGKSSGDLSVQERIDVQTGIKMILRLCLADGFDMFPTLLVTDGSCMIDRRMGIHGHPLEIQALFHSALLCAREMLTPEDGSADLIRALNNRLVALSFHIREYYWIDMKKLNEIYRYQTEEYSYDAVNKFNIYPDQISPWLVDWMPSKGGYLIGNLQPAHMDFRFFSLGNLWSIVCSLTTDDQSHAILDLIEAKWTDLVADMPFKICYPALEGQEWKIITGCDPKNTPWSYHNGGSWPTLLWQLAVASIKMNRPEIAAKAVEVAEKRISQDKWPEYYDTKKARFIGKQARLFQTWSIAGYLVAKLLLANPSSAKILISQEDSELLNAFSCAISSNPRRKKRGPKSPQKTYIV, encoded by the exons ATGGCCACCTCTGAAGCATTTCTGCAAGTTATAGGTGGTTCACTACCTAGTCTTTTTGGATCTGATGATTCTTTTAGGAAATTGGGATCGTCACATACCTCCAGATCCTTCATAAGAATCAGAAAGAAGAGGGGTTCAATGTGTGTGAACTTCCTCAACTGTTCAAACATATCATACCGTGCTATTAGGGTAGATTGCTTTCAGAGCACCAGACAATCTGTACATGGAGATATTGGTCATTCCAATTTACGATCTGTGAACTGCAAATGCCAGCAAGCTGACAGTGCGAGTAGTTTTGCATCAGAAAAGGGAAACGGGTCGTGGACTATTGACAATGACCAGAGCTTCGATACGGTTCATGGTAATACACCAAGTGTAATGCAGTTTGAGACAGTAAGAGAGCTTAAAGTAGGAGAGGAGAACTTTCAATCCAATGGGAGTTTACCTCCAAATGGCTTAGTGGAAGATACCTTGAATAGAATAGCTGGAAACTCCATCGAAGATGAAGCATGGGAACTACTACGAGAATCTATGGTTTATTATTGTGGTAGTCCTGTCGGAACAATTGCTGCTAAGGACCCAACTAGTTCCACCGCCGATGTTCTAAACTACGATCAAGTCTTTATCCGTGACTTTATACCTTCTGGTATTGCTTTCCTTCTGAAGGGAGAATATGAGATTGTTCGCAACTTCATCCTTCACACTCTTCAGCTGCAG AGTTGGGAGAAAACTATGGATTGTCATAGTCCTGGTCAAGGGCTGATGCCTGCTAGTTTCAAGGTCCGTACAGTCCCATTGGATGGTGATGACTCTGCAACAGAAGAAGTACTGGATCCAGACTTTGGAGAAGCAGCAATCGGCCGAGTTGCCCCAGTTGATTCCG GACTATGGTGGATTATTTTGTTACGTGCGTATGGGAAGTCCTCTGGTGATCTCTCGGTTCAGGAGAGAATTGATGTTCAGACTGGAATAAAAATGATACTAAGACTATGTCTTGCTGATGGCTTTGATATGTTTCCAACATTGTTGGTGACTGATGGTTCGTGCATGATAGATCGCCGTATGGGAATTCATGGTCACCCTTTGGAGATTCAG GCACTGTTTCATTCAGCACTGCTTTGTGCTCGAGAAATGCTTACACCAGAGGATGGATCAGCTGACCTTATCCGAGCATTAAATAATCGTCTTGTTGCCTTATCATTTCATATCAGAGAATATTATTGGATTGATATGAAAAAGCTAAATGAGATTTACCGGTACCAGACGGAGGAGTACTCCTATGATGCCGTTAACAAGTTCAATATTTATCCAGATCAGATTTCTCCTTGGCTGGTGGACTGGATGCCAAGTAAAGGAGGATACTTGATTGGAAATTTGCAACCTGCTCACATGGATTTTCGTTTCTTTTCTCTAGGAAACTTGTGGTCTATAGTCTGCAGTCTGACAACAGATGATCAATCACATGCTATATTGGATCTCATTGAGGCCAAGTGGACAGATCTGGTAGCTGATATGCCTTTTAAAATATGCTACCCTGCTCTTGAGGGTCAGGAGTGGAAGATAATTACAGGATGTGATCCCAAGAACAC TCCTTGGTCCTACCATAATGGAGGTTCCTGGCCAACTTTACTCTGGCAG CTGGCTGTTGCTAGTATTAAGATGAATAGACCTGAGATTGCTGCAAAAGCTGTTGAAGTTGCAGAAAAGCGCATCTCACAAGACAAGTGGCCAGAATATTACGACACTAAGAAGGCACGGTTCATAGGGAAACAAGCGCGCCTTTTCCAAACTTGGTCTATAGCTGGATACCTCGTCGCCAAACTCCTCCTTGCCAATCCAAGTTCTGCTAAGATTCTCATTTCCCAAGAAGACTCCGAGCTTCTCAACGCCTTCTCTTGTGCTATCAGTTCTAATCCCAGAAGAAAAAAGCGCGGTCCAAAAAGTCCCCAGAAGACCTACATAGTGTGA
- the LOC107003284 gene encoding serine/threonine-protein kinase D6PKL2-like, translating into MLTSPVHDDTTISSASAPVSSTTLEIGEGEVRVSMDAEVETNMYNVHTSFSSSTKPHATCSDPCWNVMQSEVSSLTLDDFCFIRKLGSGDIGSVYLVELKGNNKGCLFAAKVMDKEELVSRSKEIRARTEMEILEMLDHPFLPTLYTTLNTDKWSILLTEFCPGGDLHVLRQHLPEKRFDEAAVRFYTSEVVVALEYLHMMGIIYRDLKPENVLVRSDGHIMLTDFDLSLKCDDLVMPQLVHDEGTSPNYIHCNISNDHNSPPYNSSSSCILPNCIMPQYVSCWYSKHMRRRRRRRGRGGSSVERPLRLIAEPIEARSMSFVGTHEYLAPEIVSGEGHGNAVDWWTLGIFMYELLYGVTPFRGLDNEFTLSNIVARAFEFPKEPLVPNMAKDLITQLLVKDPTMRMGSMMGATTIKQHPFFDGVNWALLRCTTPPHIPSNFNSTRDFVSSYDDDDDDYVDYY; encoded by the exons atgttAACATCTCCGGTTCACGATGACACGACCATCTCCTCAGCGTCTGCACCTGTCAGCTCGACCACGTTAGAGATAGGAGAAGGAGAAGTTCGTGTTAGCATGGACGCGGAGGTGGAAACGAACATGTACAATGTACATACCTCATTTTCATCCTCTACTAAGCCCCATGCAACGTGTAGCGATCCATGCTGGAACGTCATGCAATCAGAAGTCTCGAGTTTGACCCTTGACGACTTTTGCTTCATTAGGAAACTTGGTAGTGGTGACATTGGCTCAGTGTATCTTGTTGAGTTGAAAGGTAATAATAAAGGTTGTTTGTTTGCTGCTAAAGTGATGGATAAAGAAGAATTGGTTAGTAGGAGTAAAGAAATTAGGGCAAGGACAGAAATGGAAATATTAGAAATGTTGGATCATCCATTTTTGCCTACACTTTACACTACTTTgaatactgataaatggtctaTTTTGTTGACTGAATTTTGTCCTGGTGGTGATCTTCATGTTCTCCGGCAACACCTGCCGGAAAAGAGATTCGATGAAGCCGCGGTCCG GTTTTACACATCAGAAGTTGTGGTTGCTTTAGAGTATCTACATATGATGGGAATAATTTATCGTGATTTAAAGCCAGAAAATGTTTTAGTAAGATCTGATGGTCATATTATGTTAACTGATTTTGATCTTTCACTAAAATGTGATGATTTAGTAATGCCTCAACTTGTTCATGACGAGGGTACTAGTCCAAATTACATACATTGTAAtatttcaaatgatcataattcGCCTCCGTATAATTCATCGTCATCGTGTATCTTGCCTAATTGTATCATGCCACAATACGTCTCGTGTTGGTACTCTAAACACatgaggagaagaagaagaagaagaggaagaggaggatCAAGTGTCGAGAGACCCTTGAGGTTGATAGCTGAGCCGATTGAGGCTCGGTCGATGTCGTTTGTAGGGACCCACGAGTACTTGGCCCCGGAGATCGTGTCAGGGGAAGGACATGGTAATGCGGTGGATTGGTGGACGCTAGGGATTTTCATGTACGAATTGCTTTATGGTGTGACACCTTTTAGAGGACTTGATAATGAGTTCACCCTATCTAACATCGTGGCTCGAGCCTTTGAGTTCCCTAAAGAGCCATTGGTTCCAAACATGGCCAAGGATTTGATCACTCAACTTTTGGTCAAGGACCCCACCATGAGAATGGGGTCCATGATGGGGGCCACAACAATAAAACAACATCCTTTCTTTGATGGTGTGAATTGGGCACTATTGAGATGTACAACACCACCTCATATTCCATCAAATTTCAATAGTACAAGAGACTTTGTCTCATCttatgacgatgatgatgatgattatgtagATTATTATTAA